From Carettochelys insculpta isolate YL-2023 chromosome 22, ASM3395843v1, whole genome shotgun sequence, one genomic window encodes:
- the GPSM3 gene encoding G-protein-signaling modulator 3 — translation MASAESQGVAEDAGPGPPNPAALGGSAPASDPLGLPTQAAGRSDPTQAPAPREPAGSDPPTPPEADPLDPFDRERLFDLLFRSQSRRLNEQRCPLPRRSPAPARPWHSLPATPTPTLSSLGGAGFFCSLTSLTDEQFFELVATAQARRMDDQRAEFAGPGAEQGPQHPPEPPDHGEELYSTILSLQSQRLEEQRSEPPIPLGAQELFDLLLRVQGGRMEEQRSEPPPPCCPTPAETRACSVQEWGGLQS, via the exons ATGGCAAGTGCGGAGAGCCAGGGGGTGGCTGAGGACGCCGGGCCAGGCCCCCCCAACCCAGCGGCCTTGGGGGGCTCGGCCCCCGCGAGCGaccccctggggctccccacccaggcAGCTGGACGGAGCGACCCCACGCAGGCCCCAGCACCGAGGGAACCGGCCGGCAgcgacccccccacaccccccgag GCCGACCCCCTGGACCCCTTCGACCGGGAGCGTCTCTTCGACCTGCTCTTCCGCTCCCAGAGCCGGCGGCTCAACGAGcagcgctgccccctcccccgccggtcccccgcccccgccaggccCTGGCACTCGCtgcccgccacccccacccccaccctgagctcGCTGGGGGGCGCAG GGTTTTTCTGCTCGCTCACCTCGCTGACGGACGAGCAGTTCTTCGAGCTGGTGGCCACGGCCCAGGCCCGGCGGATGGACGACCAACGGGCCGAGTTCGCGGGGCCCGGGGCCGAGCagggcccccagcaccccccggAGCCCCCCGACCACGGCGAGGAGCTTTACAGCACCATCCTGTCCCTCCAG AGCCAGCGGCTGGAGGAGCAGCGCAGCGAGCCCCCCATCCCGCTGGGGGCCCAGGAGTTGTTCGACCTGCTGCTGCGGGTGCAGGGGGGGCGCATGGAGGAGCAGCGCTCagagccccccccgccctgctgccccacccctgctgagaCCAGGGCCTGCTCAGTGCAGGAATGGGGGGGCCTGCAGAGCTGA